A region of the Streptomyces sp. NBC_00442 genome:
TCGCCGGCTTCGCGCGGGAGATCGGCGCCCGCGTAGACCTGATCGCCTCGGCGTCGGGCACGGTGCGGCTGCCCGAGGGGGTGCTGGAGAAGGGGCGGGCGCTGGTGGAGGAGTACGCGACGCCCGACGCCGGACGGCCTCCCTCCGGGGACGGGGCTCGGAGCCGGACGTACGACCGCGTCGACCTGCGCTGGCCCACCGGCCTCCCCGACGGGGGCCGGCACGGGTTCACCCCGGCCCACCGGGCCGCGCTGGAGGCCGCCCTTCCCGACATGGCGGGCCGGCTCGCCGAGGCGCTGGGCGTCCCCGGAACCGCACGGAGGCCGCGCGTCCTCGTCCTCGGCTTCGAGGAGCTGATGTACGCGCCGCTGCGCCTGGCCGTCGCCCTCGAAGAGCTCGGCGGGGCCGAGGTGCGCTACTCCACCACCACCCGCTCGCCCGTGCTCGCCGTCGACGACCCCGGTTACGCCATCCGTACCCGCCTCGCCTTCCCCGCGCACGACGACCCGGCCGACGGACCGGGGGAGCGGTACGCGTACAACGTCGCGGGCGGCGGCTTCGACGCGGTCGTGGCGGTCGTCGACTCGACCGCCGACACTCCCCAACTGCACGCCCCGGACGGCCTGTTGGCGCAGCTCTGCGCCCACATGCCGCACGTCGTCCTCGCCGTACTGCCCTCGTACGTACCCCAAGGTGCCCCCATGCCCGAGCCGCTGCGCGGTCCCGCCTTCTCCTCCTACGCGCCCGACGAGGTGGGGTGGCTGCTCAAGGACCTGTCCGAGGCCGAGCTCGAAGCCCCCACCGAGGAGCGCGAGGAGGCCATCCAGAGCGGCGGCGCCCACTACGCGGAGTCGCTGCCGGTCGAATACCAGCCGAGCCCGCAGTACCAGGAGCTGTTCCGCGCCGCGCTCGACGCCTCGGCGCCCCGGATCGCGCGGGCCGTCGGCGTGGTCACCGAGACGGTCCTGGCCGAGAGGTCGCCGCGCCCCGTCCTCGTCTCGCTCGCCCGCGCCGGCACGCCCGTCGGTGTCCTGATGCGCCGCTGGGCCCGGCACCGCCACGGCCTGGACCTGCCGCACTACGCGGTCTCCATCGTGCGCGGCCGCGGCATCGACCCCAACGCGCTGCGCTGGCTCGCCGCCCACCACGACCCGGCCGATGTCGTGTTCGTCGACGGCTGGACCGGAAAGGGCGCCATCACGCGCGAACTGGCCGCCGCGATAGGGGAGTTCCCCGAGTTCGCGGGATTCGTCCCGGAGATCGCCGTGCTGGCCGATCCCGGCTCCTGTGTGCGCACCTACGGCACCCGCGAGGACTTCCTGATCCCGTCCGCGTGTCTCAACTCGACGGTGTCCGGCCTCATTTCGCGCACCGTGCTGCGCCAGGACCTGATAGGCCCCAACGACTTCCACGGCGCCAAGTTCTATCGGGAGCTGGCGGGCGCCGACGTCTCCGGCGACTTCCTCGACGCGGTGGCCGCCCGCTTCGACGAGGTCGGCGCCGACGTGGACCGCGAGGCGAAGGACCTGCGCGACACGGACCGCACCCCGAGCTGGGAGGGGTGGGCCGCCGTCGAGCGGATCAGCGAGGAGTACGGCATCCACGACGTCAACCTGGTCAAGCCCGGCGTCGGCGAGACCACCCGGGTGCTCCTGCGCCGGGTCCCGTGGAAGATCCTCGCCGGGCGGGGCGCGGGCGCCGACCTCGACCACGTCCGTCTGCTCGCCGAGCAGCGCGGCGTACCGGTCGAGGAGGTGGACGGCCTGCCCTACAGCTGTGTGGGCCTGATCCACCCCCGGTTCACCCGGGGTGCGACCGGCGCCGACGGCAGGGCGGTGGCCGCCAAGTGAGCACCGCGCCCGTCCTCGTCGCGAGCGACCTCGACCGCACTCTGATCTACTCCGCGGGCGCCCTCGCCCTCGCCCTCACCGGACCCGACGAGCGGGCGCCGCGGCTGCTCTGCGTCGAGGTGTACGAGCACAAGCCCCTCTCGTACGTCACCGAACACGCGGCGCATCTGCTTGCCGAGCTGAAGTCGGCGGCCGTGTTCGTGCCGGCCACGACCCGGACGCGCGCGCAGTACCAGCGCATCCGACTTCCCGGCCCGCCCTCACGGTTCGCGATCTGCGCCAACGGGGGCCATGTGCTCGTCGACGGCGTGTCCGACCCGGACTGGGCCGGCGCGGTCGCGGCCCGCATCGCCGGCGAGTGCGCCCCGCTCGACGAGGTCCGCACCCATCTGCGGACCACCGCCGACCCGCGGTGGCTGCGCAAGGAACGGACCGCCGAGGACCTCTTCGCCTACCTCGTGGTCGAGCGCGAGCTGCTGCCCGAGGAGTGGGTGAAGGAACTCGCGGCCTGGGCCGAGCCGCGCGGCTGGACGGTCTCCCTCCAGGGCCGCAAGATCTACGCCGTCCCGAAGCCGCTCACCAAGAGCGCGGCGGTACGGGAGATCGCCCGGCGCACCGGCGCCCGACTCACCCTGGCCGCAGGGGACTCGCTCCTCGACGCCGACCTGCTGCTCGCCGCCGACGAGGCCTGGCGTCCGGGCCACGGCGAGCTCGCCGAAGCAGGCTGGCGGGCGCCGGGCACCGAGGTGCTGGCCGAGCGCGGTGTGCTCGCCGGCGAGGAGATCCTGCGCCGCTTCCTGGCGCGGGCGACGCGCTGAGCGACGGTGGTTCCGGCCGGTTGCGCGGCGGGTACGGTCGCCGCATGACCAAGGGAAACAGCACCAAGATCACGGACGAGCTGTACGCCTACATGCTGGCTCACAACCCGCCGCTCGACGCGGTCCAGCAGGACCTGGTGAACACCACGTACGCCCGCCTGCCGGACCATGCGGGCATGCAGTCGGCCGAGGAGCAGGCGCCGCTCCTCGCCTTCCTGGTACGCCTGGTGAACGCGCGTCACGTGGTGGAGGTGGGCACCTTCACCGGCTTCTCGGCCCTCGCCATGGCGCAGGCGCTGCCCGCCGACGGCACGCTGATCGCGTGCGACGTGTCCGAGGAGTGGACGGCGTACGGCAAGGAGGCGTGGGCGAAGGCGGGCGTCGCGGACCGCATCGACCTGCGGATCGCCCCGGCGCTCGACACGCTGCGCGCGATGCCGGCCGAGCCGCACATCGACTTCGCGTACCTGGATGCCGACAAGGGGAACTACATCGCGTACTGGGAGGAGCTGGTGCCGCGGCTGCGGGCGGGGGGTCTGATCGCCACGGACAATGTGCTCTTCCACGGGAAGGTGCTGGACCCGGCGGCCGGAGGTTCGGCCGAGGGGATCCGGGCGTTCAACGAGCATGTGGTGGCGGACGGGCGGATGGACAGCGTGATGCTGACCGTCGCGGACGGCCTGACACTGTCGCGCAAGCGTTAGCTCGCGGGCTCGCGGGGTTCGGGGTGGCGGGGTTCGGCGGGGCCGGTCCGCTCTCGGGCGCGGCCCGTGCGTGGTTGCTCGCGCCGTCCCCCGCGCCCCTTGCCTACTCGGTGCCGGCCGGCATGGACATCCTCAGCCCGTCATGGGGTCCCCCCTGGCCCTTGAGGCCTTGGGAGAGTTTGAGGACGAGCGCCCTTGAGGCGCGAACGGGGTCTGGGGCGGAGCCCCAGGGGCCCTTTCACCCCCGGAGGGTTGCGGAAGGGGCGGGGTGCGGCGACTCCCGGGGTCGGATCAGCCGCAGCAGCCGCCTCCGCAACAGCCCCCACCCCCACCCCCGCCGCCCCCGGCCGGCGCGGGGCCGGACTTTGCGGAGCCGCCCACGGCCACCGTGGAAAGCAGCTTCACCGTGTCGTCGTGGCCCACCGGGCACGCCGCGGGCGCGGCGGACTCCGCCATCGGACGGCTGAGTTCGAACGTATCGCCGCAGGAGCGGCAGCGGTATTCATAGCGAGGCATGGCCTCAGACTAAGCGGTACCTGGGGCCGGAAGTCCGTCCACTTCCGGCCCCAGGGGCAGATCCCCGGGCCGGAGGGGTGCGCAGGAGTGCGGAGGGGCCCGGAGGGGCTCATGGATGGTCGCGCAGGGACAGGTCGAGCAGTTCGAGCACCGCCATGTACGCCCCGTCCGCGTCGCCCTCCCGTACGGACCGCACGACCTCGGCATGGGCGGGCAGCGAATCCTCGTGCCCCCGGGGGCCCCCGTGCCGGCCCCGGGCCACGAGCGCGGGCACGATCACCCGGCGCAGCTGGTCGAAGAAGCGGTTGTGCGAGGCGGCCAGCAGGGCGGTGTGGAAGGACGTGTCGGCGCGCACCGCGAGTACGGGGTCGCTTCCGGCCGCGCGCATCGCGTCGAGCGAGGCGTCCAGGGCCGCGAGATCCTCGTCCGTGCGGCGCTCGGCGGCGAGCGAGGCGGCGGCGGGCTCGATGGCGCGGCGCAGGTCCAGGACGTCGGCGAAGAAGTCGTGCGGCGCACCTGCCGCCAGCTTCCAGCGCAGGACGTCGCCGTCGAGCAGGTTCCAGTCGGCGCGCGGCCGCACGAACGTGCCGCGTTTCTGCCGCGCGTCGAGCAGCCCCTTGGCGGTGAGCACCTTCACGGCCTCGCGCAGGACGGTCTGGCTGACGCCCAACTCGGCCATCAGTGCGGGCAGTTCGAGGGTGTCGCCCTCGTCGTACGTGCCGTCGAAGATGCGCAGGGCCAGCCCCTCGACGGCGGACCGATGGACGCCGCGCCCGATGTAGGTGGCCTCGCTCACTGGTGGCTCCACTCCTCGAAATCGGCCGAACGCTCCCCGGCACTCCCCGACGCCAGGTAAAGCGTTGCACAAGTATTAGTTAATTAGCAATTAATCGCGCGCGAGGCAAAGGAAAGGCCCGGGATCCGATCCGGTCCCGGGCGGGGTGTGGGGGCTGCGCGGTGGGCGGGTCTGCGGGATGCAGCAGGGGGGGCTGGGGCTGGGGGCTGGGGGCTGCCCTGGAGCGGGTCAGAGCTCCTCGGGGGTCTCGTGGCGCGCCTTCCAGTACGGGTTGTCGTGCGGCAGGAAGCCGGTCACCCGCCCGTACATCCCGAACACCATCAGGAGCAGACCGACCACGAAGCTGAACAGC
Encoded here:
- a CDS encoding FadR/GntR family transcriptional regulator: MSEATYIGRGVHRSAVEGLALRIFDGTYDEGDTLELPALMAELGVSQTVLREAVKVLTAKGLLDARQKRGTFVRPRADWNLLDGDVLRWKLAAGAPHDFFADVLDLRRAIEPAAASLAAERRTDEDLAALDASLDAMRAAGSDPVLAVRADTSFHTALLAASHNRFFDQLRRVIVPALVARGRHGGPRGHEDSLPAHAEVVRSVREGDADGAYMAVLELLDLSLRDHP
- a CDS encoding FmdB family zinc ribbon protein, whose translation is MPRYEYRCRSCGDTFELSRPMAESAAPAACPVGHDDTVKLLSTVAVGGSAKSGPAPAGGGGGGGGGCCGGGCCG
- a CDS encoding HAD family hydrolase encodes the protein MSTAPVLVASDLDRTLIYSAGALALALTGPDERAPRLLCVEVYEHKPLSYVTEHAAHLLAELKSAAVFVPATTRTRAQYQRIRLPGPPSRFAICANGGHVLVDGVSDPDWAGAVAARIAGECAPLDEVRTHLRTTADPRWLRKERTAEDLFAYLVVERELLPEEWVKELAAWAEPRGWTVSLQGRKIYAVPKPLTKSAAVREIARRTGARLTLAAGDSLLDADLLLAADEAWRPGHGELAEAGWRAPGTEVLAERGVLAGEEILRRFLARATR
- a CDS encoding phosphoribosyltransferase, with product MNREPTAPTEGHSTVVEWSGTWVAERLGVELVGDEGLSALLGLALRRNPKRAHLLVSNVLGKHVPQSPAVVWRAGHELGVRVRELLGDERAGRAVVLGYAETATGLGHSVADGLALAPCLHSTRRPVEGVATAGGFEESHSHATSHLLLPEGPRLLAGSGPLVLVDDEFSTGNTVLNTIRDLHARYPRDHYVIVALVDMRSPQDRDRLAGFAREIGARVDLIASASGTVRLPEGVLEKGRALVEEYATPDAGRPPSGDGARSRTYDRVDLRWPTGLPDGGRHGFTPAHRAALEAALPDMAGRLAEALGVPGTARRPRVLVLGFEELMYAPLRLAVALEELGGAEVRYSTTTRSPVLAVDDPGYAIRTRLAFPAHDDPADGPGERYAYNVAGGGFDAVVAVVDSTADTPQLHAPDGLLAQLCAHMPHVVLAVLPSYVPQGAPMPEPLRGPAFSSYAPDEVGWLLKDLSEAELEAPTEEREEAIQSGGAHYAESLPVEYQPSPQYQELFRAALDASAPRIARAVGVVTETVLAERSPRPVLVSLARAGTPVGVLMRRWARHRHGLDLPHYAVSIVRGRGIDPNALRWLAAHHDPADVVFVDGWTGKGAITRELAAAIGEFPEFAGFVPEIAVLADPGSCVRTYGTREDFLIPSACLNSTVSGLISRTVLRQDLIGPNDFHGAKFYRELAGADVSGDFLDAVAARFDEVGADVDREAKDLRDTDRTPSWEGWAAVERISEEYGIHDVNLVKPGVGETTRVLLRRVPWKILAGRGAGADLDHVRLLAEQRGVPVEEVDGLPYSCVGLIHPRFTRGATGADGRAVAAK
- a CDS encoding O-methyltransferase; the encoded protein is MTKGNSTKITDELYAYMLAHNPPLDAVQQDLVNTTYARLPDHAGMQSAEEQAPLLAFLVRLVNARHVVEVGTFTGFSALAMAQALPADGTLIACDVSEEWTAYGKEAWAKAGVADRIDLRIAPALDTLRAMPAEPHIDFAYLDADKGNYIAYWEELVPRLRAGGLIATDNVLFHGKVLDPAAGGSAEGIRAFNEHVVADGRMDSVMLTVADGLTLSRKR